One Lachnospiraceae bacterium C1.1 genomic region harbors:
- a CDS encoding LTA synthase family protein: protein MEKVKQLIKKVNGWGLFLFISVAIFYVSQNMLAGVLERINWKLQLVNIIFFLLFMLFSSSIFSKASIGMRVTLAITWLVSLVNAYIFEFRGSYIMPWDIFSVGTALNVANNFSYVPTVRMIVTTILFIGLFILAGFCKLDFSKLFGHKYKRFILTAVSLAVTVCLAISLQKESVVEKLGIYTIQFDTDGLVRKNGLTAAFAHELKYLTVEKVPGYSAAKQKEILDNTEPAAVSGNQTPDIIVIMDEAFSDPAVDGEISTNVDYMPFVHSLLAGAENTQSGHLNMSVIGGNTPNSEFEFLTGNSMAFLPRGSIAYQQFIRHKIDSMPSYLKSLGYSTIAMHPYDSSGWNRTTVYPLLNFDEMYFEDGYFENMNLAEVRKYVSDDAFFDQIIKEVDQRAEKGPVFSFNVTMQNHSSYGETYDNLPWTVSINGIEEMDRQGQRMTNYINLISLTDKALEEFIDHYRNSDRPTLIVFFGDHQPDPSVYNVLWNQNGKNSEELSTEDTFNTYRVPFIVWANYDIEEMTGLEISDNYLGNLALKAAGIPLTRYRTFTDEFSKKYPVISAIRTVDAEGNSYATDDVMSQLDEYSAMQYYEMFDDYDDYE, encoded by the coding sequence TTGGAGAAAGTTAAACAATTAATTAAGAAGGTTAACGGATGGGGATTGTTTCTTTTTATCTCCGTTGCAATTTTTTATGTGAGCCAGAACATGCTTGCAGGGGTTTTGGAGCGGATAAACTGGAAGCTGCAGCTGGTAAATATCATTTTCTTCCTGCTCTTTATGCTTTTCAGCTCATCGATCTTTTCGAAGGCATCAATAGGAATGAGGGTCACGCTAGCCATTACCTGGCTTGTGAGCCTGGTCAATGCCTATATTTTTGAATTTCGCGGTTCCTATATAATGCCCTGGGATATTTTTTCGGTGGGAACGGCGCTCAATGTTGCAAATAATTTCAGCTACGTGCCGACGGTCAGAATGATCGTCACGACGATACTTTTTATAGGTCTTTTTATTCTGGCTGGCTTCTGTAAACTGGATTTTTCCAAATTATTCGGTCACAAATACAAACGCTTTATACTGACGGCTGTTTCGCTCGCTGTGACAGTATGTCTGGCGATATCATTGCAGAAGGAAAGCGTGGTTGAAAAGCTTGGTATTTATACGATCCAGTTTGATACAGACGGTCTCGTCAGAAAAAACGGTCTTACTGCGGCATTTGCTCATGAACTCAAGTATCTGACGGTTGAAAAGGTTCCGGGATACAGTGCGGCAAAACAGAAGGAAATCCTTGATAATACCGAGCCTGCTGCAGTATCAGGAAATCAGACTCCGGATATTATAGTAATAATGGATGAGGCATTTTCGGATCCGGCAGTTGATGGAGAGATAAGCACAAATGTTGATTATATGCCTTTTGTGCATTCACTTTTGGCGGGGGCGGAGAACACCCAGTCCGGACATTTGAATATGTCGGTTATCGGCGGAAATACTCCCAATTCCGAATTTGAATTCCTTACAGGTAATTCGATGGCATTTCTCCCGAGAGGAAGTATTGCTTATCAGCAGTTTATCCGTCATAAGATTGATTCGATGCCGAGCTATTTAAAGAGCCTTGGTTATTCGACGATCGCGATGCATCCTTATGATTCGAGCGGCTGGAACAGAACTACGGTTTACCCTCTGCTGAATTTTGATGAGATGTATTTTGAGGATGGATATTTTGAAAATATGAACCTCGCAGAGGTTAGAAAATATGTTTCCGATGATGCATTTTTTGATCAGATCATTAAAGAAGTGGATCAGCGCGCAGAGAAGGGTCCGGTATTTTCTTTCAATGTAACAATGCAGAATCACTCGAGTTATGGAGAGACCTATGATAATCTGCCCTGGACGGTTTCTATCAATGGAATTGAGGAGATGGATCGTCAGGGTCAGAGAATGACAAACTATATCAACCTTATCAGTCTTACAGATAAGGCTCTTGAAGAATTTATCGATCATTACCGGAATTCTGACAGGCCTACTCTGATAGTATTTTTCGGCGATCACCAGCCGGATCCCAGCGTTTATAATGTTCTCTGGAATCAGAATGGAAAGAATTCAGAGGAGCTTTCCACTGAGGATACTTTTAATACTTATCGTGTGCCTTTTATTGTCTGGGCAAATTACGATATAGAAGAGATGACCGGGCTGGAAATATCTGATAACTACCTTGGAAATCTTGCGCTGAAGGCAGCAGGTATACCTCTTACGAGATACAGAACCTTTACGGATGAATTTTCTAAAAAATATCCTGTTATTTCAGCTATCAGAACGGTTGATGCAGAGGGAAATTCCTATGCTACTGATGACGTAATGAGTCAGCTCGATGAATACTCGGCAATGCAGTATTATGAAATGTTTGATGATTACGATGATTATGAATGA
- a CDS encoding MATE family efflux transporter — protein sequence MQKSVTKTRDMTEGNILKEIIMFSLPLMLGNTFQMLYNTVDSIVVGKYVGKEALAAIGSTTMIINMLVFFFNGFSVGAGVFISRYFGAKDDKNLHRTIETTMAATFVFCVLFTIIGYLGVGPMLDFMSTPADVFGEASVYLKIYFLGISGLLIYNMGSGILRAVGNTFYPLLFLIFTSIANIVLDILFVVNFQMGIAGAAYATIVSQFASAIMILILMSRTNEKYKLVWRDLRIESKIISQIAIVGLPAGIQSVITAFSNVFVQSYINYFGSSCMAGWSSYNKLDTFIMLPLQSVAMAATTFVSQNVGARKMKRANEGTKITLVLITVVTFFIALFLHIYAGPAISLFSSDGSVIEYGSLFIHTNVFFLLFNCINHTLAGALRGRGDSNGPMFIMIATFVVIRQIYLFFITHFYANTPALVGFGYPVGWMSCCVIEVSYFCLRYLKKEPDNEAQIG from the coding sequence ATGCAGAAGTCAGTTACTAAAACAAGAGATATGACGGAGGGAAATATCCTTAAAGAGATAATTATGTTTTCCCTTCCGCTCATGCTTGGAAATACATTTCAGATGCTTTATAACACGGTTGATTCCATAGTTGTCGGAAAATATGTCGGCAAGGAAGCGCTTGCGGCGATCGGTTCGACTACTATGATAATCAACATGCTGGTTTTCTTTTTTAATGGTTTTTCGGTAGGGGCAGGCGTTTTTATATCGCGATATTTTGGCGCAAAGGATGATAAAAATCTACATCGTACGATCGAGACAACAATGGCGGCAACCTTTGTTTTTTGCGTCTTATTTACTATCATCGGCTATCTTGGAGTAGGTCCGATGCTGGACTTCATGTCAACACCGGCGGATGTTTTTGGCGAAGCCTCTGTTTATCTTAAAATCTATTTCTTAGGTATATCAGGTCTTTTGATCTACAATATGGGCAGCGGAATCCTCCGCGCAGTGGGAAATACTTTTTATCCTTTGCTTTTCCTTATATTTACAAGTATTGCAAATATTGTTCTCGACATTTTGTTCGTGGTAAATTTTCAGATGGGAATAGCAGGAGCAGCTTATGCAACGATAGTTTCCCAGTTTGCTTCTGCGATCATGATACTTATCCTGATGAGCAGGACAAACGAAAAATATAAGCTCGTTTGGAGAGATTTAAGGATTGAATCGAAGATAATTTCGCAGATAGCTATCGTTGGACTCCCTGCCGGAATTCAGTCTGTGATCACTGCTTTTTCAAATGTTTTTGTGCAGTCTTATATAAATTATTTCGGCTCGAGCTGTATGGCGGGATGGAGCAGCTACAATAAGCTTGATACCTTTATCATGCTTCCGCTGCAGAGTGTTGCCATGGCGGCTACAACTTTTGTAAGTCAGAATGTGGGCGCCCGGAAGATGAAGAGGGCGAATGAGGGAACCAAGATCACTTTGGTATTGATAACGGTTGTAACCTTTTTTATTGCGCTTTTCCTCCATATTTATGCTGGACCGGCAATAAGTCTTTTTTCTTCGGATGGATCGGTCATAGAATACGGCAGTCTTTTTATCCATACGAATGTTTTCTTTTTGCTTTTTAACTGCATAAACCATACGCTGGCGGGGGCGCTCAGAGGCCGCGGCGATTCGAACGGGCCTATGTTTATAATGATCGCGACATTTGTAGTCATAAGGCAGATATACCTTTTCTTTATAACGCATTTTTATGCAAATACCCCTGCGCTTGTCGGTTTTGGCTATCCGGTCGGATGGATGAGCTGCTGTGTTATCGAGGTATCTTATTTCTGCCTGCGCTATCTAAAGAAGGAGCCGGATAACGAAGCTCAGATAGGTTGA
- a CDS encoding ECF transporter S component: MQKDEIKKLVLTGLFMAIGMILPIFTGQLPRIGNMLLPMHIPVFLCALICGWRYGTPMAFILPVFRSVIFGMPPIFPTAIAMAFELAAYAFVAGFLYERSKWKCTRALYRSMIIAMIIGRLVWGAAMLMLLGMKGKGFGLGAFLAGAVFNAIPGIILLLILVPAVMVALKRAKLVPFHEDEKVPAEVKKGNR, from the coding sequence ATGCAGAAAGATGAGATAAAAAAGCTGGTTCTGACAGGTCTCTTTATGGCGATAGGAATGATACTTCCGATCTTTACCGGACAGCTACCGAGAATCGGAAATATGCTGCTTCCGATGCATATTCCGGTATTTCTCTGTGCGTTGATCTGCGGCTGGAGATACGGAACCCCCATGGCATTTATACTGCCGGTCTTCAGGTCGGTGATCTTTGGAATGCCGCCAATCTTTCCGACGGCAATAGCCATGGCATTTGAACTTGCAGCATATGCTTTTGTCGCGGGATTTCTCTATGAACGATCAAAATGGAAATGCACCCGTGCTTTGTACAGATCCATGATAATTGCGATGATAATCGGAAGACTGGTCTGGGGTGCAGCAATGCTGATGCTTCTTGGCATGAAGGGCAAAGGCTTTGGATTAGGAGCCTTTTTAGCAGGAGCAGTTTTCAATGCGATCCCCGGGATCATACTTTTGCTGATCCTTGTTCCGGCTGTTATGGTAGCGCTCAAACGTGCAAAGCTCGTGCCGTTTCACGAGGATGAAAAAGTACCGGCTGAAGTAAAAAAAGGGAATAGATAA
- a CDS encoding lactate utilization protein, with protein sequence MNENIVKRNDLLAQNVIKGLESRNMSGYYAKSSAEAVELALKLIKEGDSVTMGGAMSAHEIGLVDVIKNGNYNFIDRDKTEDKRAAMLAAYDADVFLCSANAMTEDGILVNIDGNANRVSAIAQGPKKVIFIVGMNKICADTDSAMKRARNVAAPINAQRFNLSTPCAKTGACMDCKSPDTICCQFLITRYSRHKDRIHVILVNENLGF encoded by the coding sequence ATGAACGAGAACATTGTTAAAAGAAATGACCTTCTGGCTCAAAATGTCATCAAAGGACTGGAATCGAGAAATATGTCCGGCTATTATGCAAAAAGCAGTGCCGAAGCCGTTGAGCTTGCCCTTAAATTGATAAAAGAGGGCGACAGCGTAACCATGGGCGGTGCCATGAGTGCCCATGAGATCGGACTTGTTGATGTGATCAAAAACGGAAATTACAATTTTATCGACAGGGATAAAACAGAGGATAAGCGTGCTGCAATGCTAGCCGCCTATGATGCTGATGTATTTTTGTGCAGTGCGAATGCTATGACCGAGGACGGAATCCTCGTAAATATCGATGGCAACGCAAATCGTGTTTCCGCGATCGCCCAGGGACCTAAAAAAGTTATTTTCATCGTAGGCATGAATAAGATCTGTGCCGATACAGACAGTGCTATGAAGAGAGCCAGAAATGTTGCAGCTCCGATAAATGCCCAGAGATTTAATCTGTCAACACCCTGCGCTAAGACCGGTGCCTGCATGGACTGCAAATCTCCCGACACAATTTGCTGTCAGTTCCTTATCACCAGATATTCAAGGCATAAAGACAGAATTCACGTAATCCTCGTAAATGAGAATTTAGGATTCTAA
- a CDS encoding ABC transporter permease, giving the protein MKKETARKLRAQLIFLAALLAVWQTLYMLEVFPKILFPSIGDIIGEFIDGFREDNLAEYTLYSVSLLIRGLFWGVLLAFVFSALSMVSKTFHSIYNMLVSVFDLIPGVAILPLAILWCGIGENTIILVVVHGVIWPMSRSMLDGFKGVPKLYIEAGKNYGLKGLSLVRGIYLPASFSAFLSGMRVGWARAWRGLIAIEMIFGTTGSGAGIGWYIFMKRTNANIAGVFAALIVIILIGVFVEYVIFRSIEKMTVRKWGLTS; this is encoded by the coding sequence ATGAAGAAAGAAACGGCAAGGAAATTGAGGGCACAGCTGATTTTTCTGGCGGCGCTGCTGGCAGTCTGGCAAACGCTTTATATGCTGGAAGTATTTCCGAAGATATTGTTTCCGTCGATCGGAGATATTATAGGGGAATTTATCGATGGATTCAGAGAAGATAATCTTGCTGAATATACTTTATACTCGGTGTCACTTCTGATAAGAGGTTTGTTCTGGGGAGTGCTGCTGGCATTTGTATTTTCTGCGCTATCAATGGTGAGTAAGACATTTCACAGCATTTACAACATGCTCGTATCGGTATTTGACCTGATCCCTGGCGTGGCAATACTTCCGCTCGCAATACTCTGGTGCGGAATAGGCGAAAATACGATAATCCTGGTGGTGGTACATGGTGTCATATGGCCGATGTCAAGAAGTATGCTCGATGGTTTTAAGGGTGTTCCGAAGCTTTATATAGAAGCCGGTAAAAATTATGGCTTAAAAGGGCTTTCACTGGTTAGGGGAATATATCTTCCGGCGTCTTTCAGTGCGTTTCTTTCCGGAATGAGAGTAGGCTGGGCAAGAGCCTGGAGAGGACTTATCGCGATCGAAATGATCTTTGGAACGACAGGCTCCGGCGCGGGGATCGGCTGGTATATTTTTATGAAGCGTACAAATGCTAACATTGCCGGCGTTTTTGCGGCCCTGATAGTTATTATTCTCATTGGCGTTTTTGTTGAATACGTTATTTTCCGCAGTATAGAAAAAATGACCGTTAGAAAGTGGGGACTTACATCATGA
- a CDS encoding HAMP domain-containing sensor histidine kinase — MFSKTRIRLVAIIMIFLVAVIATTFVVIYATTKMETTKKNKDMLKLFAEQYELHGFPDSNLDNMPEGEEPDVDMTDFHVASFFAVSYDKERKLKSLLNNPFSGFSDEELVSYADKLLDKHRNYSERKDVTYLVTEGDDYLLITMMNTAETDSAIESLMKNMFIFGTVAVLVLFGLSIVLSGWIMKPIEDAYTKQKQFISDAGHELKTPISTINANAEILQREIKDNSWLKNIIYENEKMSVLVHQLLDLSRIESVSIVKEEVNLSELAFACVMPFEATAYEKGINFDYEIADDIKVTGDSSALDKLISVLTDNAISHCEPKGNVRVRLSGDGSHCRLTVSNSGEAISEEDKKHIFERFYRSDKSRAESSGHYGLGLAIANAIVKEHKGDISIECKDNIVSFVVVL; from the coding sequence ATGTTTTCAAAAACGAGAATAAGACTTGTTGCTATCATAATGATATTTCTGGTTGCAGTCATAGCTACAACCTTTGTGGTAATTTATGCAACGACCAAAATGGAAACTACAAAAAAGAATAAAGATATGCTGAAGCTTTTTGCAGAGCAATATGAGCTGCATGGTTTTCCGGATTCAAATCTTGATAATATGCCTGAGGGAGAAGAACCGGATGTCGATATGACCGATTTCCATGTCGCCTCATTCTTTGCGGTTTCTTACGACAAAGAAAGGAAGTTGAAATCGCTTCTGAATAATCCGTTTTCGGGCTTCAGCGATGAAGAGCTGGTTTCCTATGCGGATAAACTCCTTGATAAACACCGCAACTATTCAGAAAGAAAGGATGTTACTTATCTGGTAACAGAGGGCGATGATTACCTTCTTATAACAATGATGAACACCGCGGAAACAGACAGTGCCATTGAAAGTCTTATGAAAAACATGTTTATTTTTGGAACTGTTGCGGTTCTTGTACTTTTTGGGCTTTCAATCGTTTTATCCGGCTGGATAATGAAACCGATAGAGGATGCCTACACGAAGCAGAAACAATTTATTTCTGATGCCGGGCATGAGCTGAAAACACCGATCTCTACTATAAATGCCAATGCCGAGATTCTTCAGAGAGAAATAAAGGACAACAGCTGGCTTAAGAATATCATTTATGAAAATGAAAAAATGTCAGTGTTGGTTCATCAGCTTCTTGATCTTTCAAGGATCGAGTCTGTTTCTATTGTAAAAGAAGAGGTGAATTTAAGCGAACTTGCTTTTGCCTGTGTAATGCCATTTGAGGCAACTGCTTATGAAAAGGGCATAAATTTTGACTATGAGATTGCAGATGATATAAAAGTTACCGGCGATAGCAGTGCTTTAGATAAACTGATCTCCGTTTTGACGGATAATGCGATAAGTCATTGTGAACCGAAGGGAAATGTAAGAGTGAGGCTCAGTGGTGATGGTTCACATTGTCGACTGACTGTTTCAAACAGTGGAGAGGCTATTTCAGAGGAAGATAAAAAGCATATCTTCGAGCGTTTCTACAGGTCCGATAAATCTCGCGCAGAAAGCAGCGGACACTATGGACTGGGACTAGCAATTGCAAATGCTATTGTAAAAGAGCATAAAGGAGATATTTCCATAGAGTGCAAGGATAATATTGTTTCGTTTGTAGTCGTTTTGTAG
- a CDS encoding Crp/Fnr family transcriptional regulator, with product MENAVYRQNTLFKNMTDEEFSEAMTGLKTVQKKYEKGSSILLAGNDHISMGLVLSGSVTIESNDIWGNRTILSIVQSGHFFGETYAFLETEPMLVDVIANEDCEILFLNLSVIKGPSVAEKQWKIKLLGNLLAISARKNLALSGRSFHTAPKTIRGRVMAYLNTVSLKNNSKKFDIPFDRQQMADYLNLERSALSKELGKMQRDGLITVRKNHFSIL from the coding sequence ATGGAAAATGCAGTTTACAGACAAAATACACTTTTCAAAAACATGACCGATGAAGAGTTTTCAGAAGCAATGACCGGTCTAAAAACAGTTCAGAAAAAATATGAAAAAGGCAGCAGTATTCTTCTTGCCGGAAACGATCATATCTCCATGGGACTCGTTCTTTCAGGCAGCGTGACAATAGAATCCAACGATATCTGGGGTAACCGCACGATACTGAGCATCGTTCAATCCGGTCATTTTTTTGGCGAGACTTATGCCTTCCTCGAAACTGAACCCATGCTCGTAGATGTCATTGCGAACGAAGATTGCGAAATACTCTTTCTCAACCTGTCAGTCATTAAAGGACCTTCGGTGGCAGAAAAACAATGGAAAATAAAACTCCTTGGAAATCTCCTTGCAATCTCTGCAAGAAAAAACCTTGCCCTTTCCGGAAGGAGTTTTCATACTGCTCCAAAAACTATCCGCGGCCGTGTTATGGCCTATCTGAATACTGTTTCCCTGAAAAATAACAGTAAAAAATTCGATATCCCGTTTGACCGGCAGCAAATGGCAGATTACTTAAATCTCGAACGAAGTGCGCTTTCCAAAGAGCTCGGTAAAATGCAGCGTGACGGGCTTATAACAGTTCGCAAAAACCATTTCAGCATTTTATAA
- a CDS encoding response regulator transcription factor: MKILLIEDEKRMAEAVGELLRQEGYDVDVRLEGLSGFDAMVSGDYNAAICDVMLPNMNGFEIVKSVRKEGVNTPVLMLTAKSDLYDKVEGLDSGADDYLTKPFQVEELLARVRALLRRDTKVKDDCLSSGDLSLNTNSMTLSCRKSGKEIRLPEKEFHIMECLMSNKDRIISKEQLTVKAWGFESEAEYNNVEVYISFTRKKLKFLGTAVEIKSVRGMGYVLSAK; this comes from the coding sequence ATGAAGATATTATTAATAGAAGATGAGAAGCGAATGGCGGAGGCGGTAGGCGAGCTTTTGAGGCAGGAGGGCTATGACGTTGATGTAAGGCTTGAGGGACTCTCCGGTTTTGATGCAATGGTGAGCGGAGACTATAATGCGGCGATCTGCGACGTGATGCTTCCGAATATGAATGGATTTGAAATAGTTAAATCTGTGAGAAAAGAGGGAGTAAATACGCCAGTGCTGATGCTTACTGCCAAGAGCGATCTTTATGACAAGGTAGAGGGACTCGACAGCGGCGCGGATGATTATCTCACAAAGCCTTTTCAGGTGGAAGAATTGCTGGCAAGAGTGAGGGCACTGCTAAGAAGAGATACAAAGGTAAAGGATGATTGCCTGAGCAGCGGTGATCTTTCCTTAAATACAAATTCCATGACTTTAAGCTGCAGGAAAAGCGGAAAAGAGATCCGACTTCCTGAGAAGGAATTTCATATAATGGAATGTCTCATGTCAAATAAAGACCGCATCATCTCCAAGGAACAGCTGACCGTAAAGGCCTGGGGATTTGAAAGTGAAGCAGAATACAATAATGTGGAGGTTTATATTTCATTTACCAGAAAGAAGCTTAAATTTCTTGGAACTGCTGTGGAAATAAAATCTGTCCGTGGAATGGGATATGTGTTGTCTGCAAAATGA
- a CDS encoding ISLre2 family transposase translates to MENIIRYFMYDCIKNLFNTKLNLYKDTTDLAYFVLNVQEEVQELGRRFIQDTLQEMNQLIKDMPERKNNWYVEHKGDSKKILTSLGEVIVNKTLYTSKFETDENGKYLECYLLDKVLGLSPNQAMTEDVTAKIYKEAALTSYQKAGEEATAREGVTKAAVKNILHSTRFPKNFQIPEQKRIVEYLYIDADEDHYHLQFQSSRGDLKYNSVGRKLNGAINKIIYVFEGIEPVSPKSKRNHLINTHYFCRGSEEDNKQLWKEVFDYIENKYDTSAIKKIYVNSDGGTWIKSGYRGLADVTFVLDEFHISKYVSKLIQHTKDSEDDARSEVMAAIRDGKKSDFFEVVEKLKNCTTSEAVVQRIDSAASYISSNWTAAKYRLKKSEGVVACSAEGHVCHVLSKRMSTLPMGWCRLGGSKMARLREYYYNGGDMLELARFQRKEIPMAAGAEEVVLSARAMLNSERTDRSKSLIEYGKYAESIRSSISVQSSKRLSFQLNGKLKF, encoded by the coding sequence ATGGAAAACATTATACGCTATTTTATGTATGACTGCATCAAAAATCTTTTCAACACCAAACTCAATCTTTACAAAGATACAACTGACCTGGCATACTTTGTATTAAACGTGCAGGAAGAAGTCCAGGAGCTTGGAAGACGGTTCATACAGGATACTCTGCAGGAAATGAACCAGCTGATTAAGGATATGCCTGAGCGCAAAAACAACTGGTATGTTGAGCATAAAGGAGATTCCAAAAAGATCCTTACGTCATTAGGAGAGGTCATTGTAAACAAGACCCTTTATACATCAAAATTTGAAACAGATGAAAACGGGAAATATCTGGAATGCTATCTTTTGGATAAGGTTCTCGGGCTGAGTCCAAATCAAGCCATGACAGAAGATGTCACAGCAAAAATATACAAAGAAGCAGCGCTCACCTCGTATCAAAAAGCAGGTGAGGAAGCAACTGCCAGAGAAGGTGTTACAAAAGCTGCAGTAAAAAATATACTGCACAGTACACGCTTTCCGAAAAACTTCCAGATACCGGAGCAAAAGCGTATAGTAGAATACCTCTATATTGATGCAGACGAAGACCATTATCATCTTCAGTTCCAGTCCAGTCGGGGAGACCTGAAATATAATTCTGTTGGAAGAAAACTGAACGGTGCAATCAATAAGATCATATATGTATTTGAGGGTATAGAGCCTGTTAGTCCTAAAAGCAAACGGAATCATTTAATAAATACCCACTATTTCTGTCGTGGCAGTGAAGAGGATAATAAGCAGCTCTGGAAAGAGGTATTTGATTACATAGAAAACAAGTATGATACAAGTGCAATAAAGAAAATATATGTCAACTCTGATGGAGGAACATGGATCAAGTCAGGTTACAGAGGGCTTGCGGATGTTACATTTGTTCTTGATGAATTCCATATATCAAAGTACGTTAGCAAACTTATTCAGCATACAAAAGATTCTGAAGATGATGCAAGATCAGAAGTAATGGCAGCCATACGGGATGGAAAAAAATCTGATTTCTTTGAGGTAGTAGAAAAGCTTAAAAACTGTACCACTTCGGAAGCAGTAGTTCAGAGGATTGATTCTGCAGCGTCATATATTTCTTCAAACTGGACTGCGGCAAAGTACCGGTTAAAAAAATCAGAAGGAGTTGTAGCCTGCAGTGCAGAGGGACATGTCTGCCATGTACTGTCCAAGAGGATGAGTACGTTGCCGATGGGATGGTGCAGGTTAGGCGGATCCAAGATGGCTCGCTTGCGTGAGTATTATTATAATGGTGGAGATATGCTGGAACTGGCAAGGTTTCAGAGGAAAGAAATCCCCATGGCTGCAGGAGCCGAAGAAGTAGTTCTTAGTGCACGGGCAATGCTAAATTCAGAGCGAACTGACAGGAGTAAATCACTGATCGAATATGGCAAATATGCTGAAAGTATCCGCTCAAGTATATCAGTACAAAGCAGTAAAAGACTAAGTTTCCAACTTAATGGCAAATTGAAATTTTGA
- a CDS encoding ABC transporter ATP-binding protein yields the protein MSDKLLELCHLTKRYEDGVSDKDVIKDLNLELERGEFLCILGPSGCGKTTLIRCIAGFEKYSGEIKVEGKSVSGSGNDRMMIFQDYNQLFPWKTIKKNIQYPMKCSGIKDKALLEERAMELLDIMNLREYADCYPHQLSGGMKQRVAIARGLSTQPKILLMDEPFAALDAQTRNRLQPELLAIQRKTNTTIIFITHNIQESIKLGSRIILFDSKGNLEIDIRNEVPEPRNPATPGYSETWKMLFNALNPDRAAE from the coding sequence ATGAGCGATAAACTTCTGGAATTGTGCCATCTTACAAAACGCTATGAGGACGGCGTTTCAGATAAAGATGTTATAAAAGATCTGAATCTTGAACTTGAAAGAGGGGAGTTCCTCTGTATACTGGGACCTTCCGGATGTGGTAAGACCACACTTATCCGCTGTATCGCAGGATTTGAGAAATACAGCGGGGAAATAAAAGTTGAGGGAAAAAGCGTGAGTGGCTCCGGAAATGACAGGATGATGATATTTCAGGATTATAATCAGCTTTTTCCCTGGAAGACCATTAAGAAAAATATACAGTATCCAATGAAATGCAGTGGGATCAAGGATAAAGCCCTGTTGGAAGAGAGGGCTATGGAGCTTTTGGATATAATGAATTTAAGGGAGTATGCTGACTGTTATCCGCACCAGCTTTCCGGTGGAATGAAACAGAGAGTGGCGATCGCCAGAGGGCTTTCCACGCAGCCGAAGATACTTCTGATGGATGAGCCTTTCGCGGCGCTCGATGCCCAGACGAGAAACAGACTTCAGCCGGAGCTCCTGGCCATTCAGAGAAAGACAAATACGACGATCATTTTTATAACCCATAATATTCAGGAGTCGATAAAACTTGGGAGCAGGATAATTCTATTTGACTCAAAGGGAAATTTGGAGATCGATATCAGAAATGAAGTTCCTGAGCCCAGAAATCCTGCGACACCCGGCTATAGTGAAACCTGGAAAATGCTTTTTAATGCGCTGAATCCTGACAGGGCTGCGGAATAG